In the Alkaliphilus oremlandii OhILAs genome, one interval contains:
- the eutS gene encoding ethanolamine utilization microcompartment protein EutS produces MGMHGDKPIERVIQESVPGKQVTIAHVIASPMEDIYERLGIDNQGAIGILTLSPYETAIIAADIVTKAADVEIGFLDRFTGSLIITGDVQSVETALSAANNTLRDLLNFTTAPITRT; encoded by the coding sequence ATGGGAATGCATGGAGACAAACCGATAGAACGTGTCATACAGGAATCCGTACCTGGAAAGCAGGTTACAATTGCTCATGTGATTGCTTCTCCCATGGAAGATATCTATGAACGGTTAGGCATTGACAATCAAGGAGCAATTGGAATTTTAACACTATCCCCCTATGAAACCGCCATTATTGCAGCAGACATCGTAACGAAGGCGGCCGATGTGGAGATTGGGTTTTTAGATCGATTTACAGGTTCTTTAATCATTACTGGGGATGTGCAGTCCGTGGAAACGGCACTGAGTGCAGCAAACAATACATTGAGAGATCTGCTGAATTTTACCACTGCACCCATCACTAGAACATGA
- a CDS encoding EutN/CcmL family microcompartment protein: MFAGRLVDSIWATRKSDRLSGFKFVMAEIIDGSDAGKRIIVADTVGAGIGDRVIITTGSAARKMLGNDDIPVDAAVIGIIDEDCNF; the protein is encoded by the coding sequence ATGTTCGCTGGAAGATTGGTTGATAGTATATGGGCAACGAGAAAGTCGGACAGGCTCAGCGGATTTAAATTCGTCATGGCAGAGATCATTGACGGCAGCGATGCAGGAAAACGCATCATCGTTGCAGATACCGTTGGTGCTGGCATCGGAGATCGTGTGATTATTACCACAGGATCCGCAGCGCGTAAAATGCTAGGAAATGATGATATTCCAGTAGATGCAGCCGTTATTGGAATTATTGATGAAGATTGTAATTTTTAA
- a CDS encoding methyl-accepting chemotaxis protein, translating to MKSIKWRMTISILLAIGIIFVSTIGFATIRFKGIQEKASSDYLEQLTENHAKETQNELDWALVVVETIADAFEAMKENGSISREAMNEIMKNVIYTNPELVGVWTNWEPNAVDGRDSEYVNAEAHGPTGRYNPYWNRGSGTVVFEEGSDSYDNLDQSGLWYQASKNSKKLEVLEPYTYKLQGRDVTLVSVTAPVIYHNEVVGVVGVDISLERLQEVISNIKLYDSGYVQLITKNGLIIGHRDESFLGKDIVDVFNNEELKEILSKGNQLNGVERVPISADHTILTMVPIKNAHMENEWYFMSIASEDEIYKELQQTTTITIIVASMGLVILIGIILGIASNITKPIMDLSSGIERLSQFDLSLDESKTMKNYLVRKDEIGKITRALKVMKENFIALIKNIADASQQLTGSSEELSAVIEQVSASSEEVARAMEEIAGAAGQQAHDTMKGVAEATILGEEIEKNRNNIDQLNHTTDKVVHLKDDGIVIMNDLVEKTNLSNHAVMGIKDIIVKTNESVEAIGKASQLIKGISTQTNLLALNAAIESARAGEAGRGFAVVADEIRKLAEESNKLTEGITQIIDILTKDTEYAVSTMNTVESIIRDQSNSVEIASHKFEGIASEIEQIKSTIEFISQSGVEMESKKEEIIQVLEDLSAISEENAAMTEESSASMEEQTASVEEIFNSSRALGKLAEDMQESIHQFKYE from the coding sequence TTGAAATCGATCAAATGGAGAATGACCATCAGTATTTTGTTAGCCATAGGGATTATATTTGTATCTACCATCGGCTTTGCTACGATTCGATTTAAAGGAATACAGGAAAAAGCTTCTTCTGATTATTTAGAGCAGTTAACAGAGAACCATGCAAAAGAGACTCAAAATGAATTAGATTGGGCACTGGTTGTTGTTGAAACCATAGCCGACGCCTTTGAAGCGATGAAGGAGAATGGCTCCATCAGTAGAGAAGCAATGAATGAGATCATGAAAAATGTGATCTATACCAATCCAGAGTTGGTCGGTGTTTGGACAAACTGGGAGCCCAATGCAGTAGATGGAAGAGACAGCGAATATGTCAATGCGGAAGCCCATGGACCTACGGGAAGATACAATCCTTATTGGAATAGAGGAAGTGGCACCGTGGTTTTTGAAGAAGGATCCGATTCCTACGATAACTTAGATCAAAGTGGACTGTGGTATCAAGCATCTAAAAATTCGAAGAAATTAGAAGTTCTGGAGCCGTATACCTATAAGCTGCAAGGAAGGGACGTAACTCTAGTTTCTGTTACTGCACCTGTTATTTATCATAATGAAGTGGTAGGGGTCGTAGGGGTAGATATTTCCTTAGAGCGATTGCAGGAAGTGATATCGAATATCAAGCTATACGATAGCGGATATGTGCAATTAATAACGAAAAATGGACTCATTATAGGGCATAGGGACGAATCCTTCCTAGGAAAAGATATAGTTGACGTGTTCAATAATGAGGAATTGAAAGAAATTTTATCTAAGGGAAATCAATTGAACGGAGTAGAGCGTGTGCCAATCTCCGCTGATCATACAATCCTAACAATGGTTCCCATAAAAAATGCCCATATGGAAAATGAATGGTATTTCATGTCCATTGCATCGGAGGATGAAATATACAAAGAATTGCAGCAAACAACAACGATCACCATCATTGTAGCCAGTATGGGACTCGTTATTTTAATCGGTATTATTTTAGGGATCGCATCGAATATTACGAAGCCCATCATGGATCTATCCAGTGGTATTGAAAGGTTATCCCAGTTTGATTTGTCTCTAGATGAAAGTAAGACGATGAAAAACTATTTAGTGCGGAAGGATGAAATTGGAAAGATCACGCGAGCTTTAAAGGTTATGAAGGAAAATTTTATCGCTCTAATTAAAAACATTGCAGATGCTTCTCAGCAGCTCACAGGCTCTTCGGAAGAGTTGTCCGCTGTTATTGAACAGGTAAGCGCATCCTCTGAGGAGGTAGCAAGAGCCATGGAAGAAATTGCAGGAGCAGCGGGACAGCAGGCTCATGACACCATGAAAGGTGTAGCAGAAGCCACCATACTAGGTGAGGAAATTGAGAAAAACCGCAATAATATTGACCAATTAAATCATACTACGGATAAAGTGGTTCATTTAAAGGATGATGGCATTGTCATCATGAACGATCTTGTAGAAAAAACAAACCTCAGCAATCATGCCGTTATGGGCATTAAAGATATCATTGTTAAAACCAATGAAAGTGTAGAGGCAATCGGAAAAGCAAGTCAATTAATCAAAGGAATTTCGACGCAGACCAATTTATTGGCCTTAAATGCTGCAATTGAATCTGCAAGAGCTGGAGAAGCTGGTAGAGGGTTTGCTGTGGTAGCCGATGAAATTCGAAAACTAGCAGAAGAATCCAACAAATTGACGGAAGGAATTACCCAAATTATCGACATCCTGACAAAGGACACTGAATATGCCGTTTCTACTATGAATACGGTGGAGTCCATCATAAGAGATCAGAGCAATAGCGTAGAGATTGCCAGCCATAAGTTTGAGGGCATTGCTTCTGAAATTGAACAGATAAAGAGTACCATAGAATTCATCAGTCAGTCTGGAGTGGAAATGGAAAGCAAAAAGGAAGAAATTATACAGGTGCTGGAGGATCTATCGGCTATATCGGAGGAAAATGCAGCAATGACAGAGGAATCTTCAGCTTCCATGGAAGAACAGACAGCCTCTGTAGAGGAAATTTTTAATTCCAGTAGAGCCTTAGGGAAGCTGGCAGAAGATATGCAGGAAAGCATCCATCAATTTAAATATGAATAA
- a CDS encoding cupin domain-containing protein, translating into MKTLICAKDVETAQSQGKKVIYIDSNTIITPSAQDMAKAYEIEFSQKIASEARSSGIAKACDGTLDSEMIYNLLKTMMEQGLLSGIIDSLKSTKPYTEETAGNGAKVVRGDSVKFDVFDTGNPDAKVFYQELISKEESAMSAGFLNIDHSTFDWALTYEEIDYVMEGTLTVTIDGKTLTAYPGDVVYVPSGSKVTWGSPNHAKVFYVTYPANWADLI; encoded by the coding sequence ATGAAAACATTGATTTGTGCAAAAGATGTTGAAACTGCTCAAAGTCAAGGGAAAAAAGTGATTTATATCGACAGCAACACGATTATTACACCTTCCGCACAGGATATGGCAAAGGCCTATGAGATTGAGTTTTCACAAAAGATCGCAAGTGAAGCGAGGTCAAGTGGAATAGCGAAAGCCTGTGACGGCACATTGGATAGCGAAATGATTTACAATTTGCTAAAAACCATGATGGAACAAGGACTTTTAAGTGGCATCATAGATTCACTGAAGTCTACGAAGCCTTACACAGAAGAAACAGCAGGCAATGGAGCAAAGGTTGTTCGTGGAGACTCTGTAAAGTTTGATGTTTTCGATACAGGAAATCCCGATGCCAAGGTATTTTATCAAGAGCTCATCAGTAAGGAAGAATCTGCCATGAGTGCTGGGTTCTTGAATATCGATCACTCTACATTCGACTGGGCGCTGACTTACGAAGAGATCGATTATGTAATGGAGGGTACTTTAACAGTGACCATTGACGGTAAGACTTTAACCGCATATCCAGGTGACGTGGTATACGTTCCTTCAGGATCCAAGGTTACTTGGGGTTCACCGAATCATGCAAAAGTATTCTATGTGACGTATCCAGCCAACTGGGCAGATTTAATATAA
- the eutJ gene encoding ethanolamine utilization protein EutJ, translating into MSKRELNYEYCDQLVRDFEDVIKQPILSKSSVYYTGVDLGTACVVLAVLDENYRPVAGAYRYADVVRDGMVVDYIGAIKIVRELKEELEEKLNTELVYGAASIPPGTDGIDSGAVKNVVEAAGFELTNMLDEPTAANNVLKIENGAVVDIGGGTTGISILKDGKVIYVADEATGGTHFSLVVAGAYHMPFKDAELYKRDPKHHKELLPVLKPVVEKIASIINRHIQNHDVKEIYLVGGTCCLGGIEDIIEKGTGIATHKPKNPMFVTPLGIAFSCTQESRG; encoded by the coding sequence ATGTCAAAAAGAGAGTTAAATTATGAATATTGTGATCAGCTTGTCCGAGACTTCGAAGATGTGATAAAACAGCCGATTTTAAGCAAATCATCCGTTTATTATACTGGGGTGGATCTAGGTACAGCATGTGTTGTATTGGCAGTTTTAGATGAAAATTATAGACCTGTTGCAGGGGCTTATCGATATGCAGACGTGGTTCGTGACGGTATGGTTGTGGACTATATCGGTGCAATAAAGATTGTAAGAGAGCTGAAAGAGGAACTGGAAGAAAAATTAAATACAGAATTGGTTTATGGAGCGGCTTCCATACCGCCGGGAACAGATGGGATCGATTCAGGAGCAGTAAAAAACGTAGTGGAAGCCGCAGGGTTTGAGCTGACCAATATGTTAGATGAACCTACGGCAGCAAATAATGTTTTAAAGATCGAAAATGGCGCCGTTGTTGATATCGGTGGTGGGACTACGGGAATCTCCATACTGAAGGATGGCAAGGTGATTTACGTTGCCGATGAAGCAACAGGAGGAACTCATTTTTCTCTAGTGGTTGCCGGTGCTTATCATATGCCTTTCAAAGACGCAGAGCTCTATAAGAGAGATCCGAAGCATCATAAAGAATTATTGCCTGTCCTAAAGCCAGTGGTGGAGAAGATTGCTTCCATTATCAATCGGCATATTCAAAACCATGATGTGAAGGAAATCTACCTTGTAGGAGGAACCTGCTGTCTCGGTGGGATCGAAGATATCATAGAAAAGGGAACAGGGATTGCTACCCATAAACCTAAAAATCCTATGTTTGTAACGCCTCTAGGTATCGCATTTAGTTGTACACAAGAAAGTAGAGGTTAG
- a CDS encoding BMC domain-containing protein: MPNAIGMVEFTSISKGIYAADQMVKTSDVEIVTAGSTCPGKYIAIVHGDVASVYDAVATGEREAEEFLVDSMVIPNVSPQIFPAITGSTMPENIQAIGIIESFSQATMVIAADAVLKAADLAPIELRLGNGLGGKSYFVFTGDIAAVQAGTEAGTSAANGLLVNVETIPSPSKALLASLL; this comes from the coding sequence ATGCCAAACGCAATCGGAATGGTTGAATTTACAAGTATTTCTAAAGGAATATACGCAGCAGATCAAATGGTAAAAACCTCTGATGTAGAAATCGTTACGGCAGGATCCACCTGTCCAGGTAAATATATTGCAATTGTTCATGGTGATGTTGCCTCAGTTTATGATGCTGTAGCTACTGGAGAGAGGGAGGCAGAAGAGTTCTTAGTGGATTCCATGGTGATACCAAATGTTAGTCCTCAAATATTCCCAGCAATCACAGGTTCCACAATGCCAGAGAATATTCAAGCCATCGGTATTATTGAATCCTTTTCACAGGCGACCATGGTCATCGCTGCAGATGCAGTTCTAAAGGCAGCAGACTTAGCGCCCATAGAGCTTCGCTTAGGCAATGGACTGGGTGGTAAATCATACTTTGTTTTCACTGGGGATATCGCTGCTGTACAGGCTGGTACCGAGGCGGGAACATCTGCTGCCAATGGTCTTTTAGTCAATGTAGAAACGATACCATCACCATCTAAAGCATTGCTGGCATCTTTACTTTAA
- a CDS encoding EutP/PduV family microcompartment system protein: MRKKRIMIIGPSRSGKTTLANRLNEYEGPLRRTQDVIYGKKTIDIPSSYIENAGMYKHIISISQDASHVLLLVDSSKQHQVYSPGFAKSFQCPVIGVITKMDLMLENEALSLKELKATGVGEPYYRISALKGIGMEALKEYLFSTE; encoded by the coding sequence ATGAGAAAGAAAAGGATTATGATCATAGGGCCCAGCAGAAGTGGGAAAACCACACTAGCAAATCGGCTCAATGAATACGAGGGTCCCTTGAGGAGGACACAGGATGTGATTTATGGAAAAAAAACCATTGATATTCCAAGCTCGTATATTGAAAATGCAGGGATGTATAAGCATATCATCTCCATATCCCAAGATGCATCCCATGTTTTGCTCTTAGTGGATTCATCGAAACAGCATCAAGTCTATTCGCCAGGTTTTGCAAAGTCTTTTCAATGTCCTGTCATCGGTGTCATAACGAAGATGGATTTAATGTTAGAAAATGAGGCCTTATCTTTAAAAGAACTGAAAGCAACAGGAGTAGGGGAACCTTACTATCGAATCAGTGCTCTAAAGGGGATCGGTATGGAAGCCTTAAAAGAATATTTATTTTCAACAGAGTAA
- the eutM gene encoding ethanolamine utilization microcompartment protein EutM: MKYDALGMIETKGLVGAIEAADAMVKAANVYLVGKEQVGGGLVTVMVRGDVGAVKAATDAGAAAAQRVGELISVHVIPRPHVEVEGILPATNVSKDVK, translated from the coding sequence ATGAAATATGATGCATTAGGAATGATCGAGACAAAAGGTTTAGTTGGAGCAATTGAAGCAGCAGATGCAATGGTTAAAGCAGCAAACGTTTACCTAGTAGGTAAAGAGCAAGTTGGCGGTGGGTTGGTAACCGTAATGGTAAGAGGAGACGTTGGCGCAGTAAAAGCTGCAACAGATGCAGGAGCAGCGGCTGCACAAAGAGTTGGAGAATTAATCTCTGTTCACGTTATTCCACGTCCACACGTTGAAGTTGAAGGTATCCTTCCAGCAACAAATGTATCTAAGGATGTAAAATAG
- a CDS encoding acetaldehyde dehydrogenase (acetylating), whose protein sequence is MESFDKDLRSVQEARDLARLGKIATKQLADYTEEQINKILCNMVRVAKENAVSLAKMAVEETGFGKVEDKTYKNHMASVLLYEAIKDMKTIGVIKEDTEEQVIEIAEPMGLLMGIVPSTNPTSTAIFKSMIAIKSRNGIVFSPHPSALKCTLKAVRLMHDAAVEAGAPENIIGSISIPTIQATNELMKHDDIAMIIATGGPGMVKASYSAGKPALGVGAGNSPAYIERTANIQKAVSNIIASKTFDYGTICASEQSIIVEECNREAVVAELKKQGGYFMTEAETKKVCNLLFKNGHTMNAQFVGRSPQVIAEAAGITIPEGTKILIGEQQGVGPAYPLSYEKLTTVIGFYTVKDWHEACDLSIALLQNGIGHTMSLHTEDREMVMKFAKKPAARILVNTGSAQGGTGASTGLMPSFTLGCGTWGGSATSENVTPMHLVNIKRVAYGLKDCTTLASADASFNYPELNGSATVGCTTESTPSFNKVNSDVLDQEKLMDLVNGLLKAMKGED, encoded by the coding sequence TTGGAAAGCTTTGATAAAGACCTACGTTCTGTACAAGAGGCAAGGGACCTTGCTAGATTGGGAAAAATTGCTACAAAACAGCTTGCCGACTATACAGAAGAACAAATTAACAAAATTTTATGCAACATGGTTAGAGTTGCAAAGGAAAATGCGGTTTCCTTAGCAAAAATGGCTGTAGAGGAAACTGGATTTGGTAAGGTTGAAGATAAGACCTATAAGAACCATATGGCTTCCGTATTGCTTTATGAAGCCATTAAGGATATGAAAACCATCGGTGTAATCAAAGAAGATACTGAGGAGCAAGTAATCGAGATTGCTGAACCGATGGGATTGTTAATGGGGATTGTACCTTCAACGAATCCAACATCTACTGCTATTTTTAAATCAATGATTGCAATTAAATCACGAAATGGAATTGTTTTTTCTCCTCATCCATCTGCATTAAAATGTACATTGAAAGCTGTAAGATTAATGCATGATGCAGCAGTAGAAGCAGGCGCACCTGAAAACATTATAGGGAGCATTTCCATACCGACCATACAAGCTACAAATGAATTAATGAAGCACGATGATATTGCCATGATTATTGCTACAGGTGGTCCTGGAATGGTGAAGGCATCCTATAGTGCAGGTAAGCCAGCCCTAGGTGTTGGTGCAGGAAACTCTCCAGCATATATTGAAAGAACTGCAAATATCCAAAAAGCAGTCAGCAATATTATCGCAAGTAAGACATTTGATTACGGTACCATCTGTGCATCTGAGCAGTCCATCATCGTGGAAGAATGCAACCGTGAAGCAGTAGTAGCTGAGCTTAAGAAGCAAGGCGGATACTTTATGACAGAAGCAGAGACAAAAAAGGTTTGCAATCTTTTATTCAAGAATGGCCATACAATGAACGCTCAGTTCGTTGGTAGAAGTCCTCAGGTGATTGCTGAAGCCGCAGGAATTACAATTCCTGAAGGAACAAAGATCCTGATTGGAGAACAACAAGGTGTTGGACCAGCTTACCCATTATCTTATGAAAAGCTGACAACAGTGATTGGATTCTATACTGTGAAAGATTGGCACGAAGCTTGTGACCTTAGTATAGCGCTTCTACAAAATGGGATCGGTCATACCATGAGTCTTCACACAGAAGATCGAGAAATGGTGATGAAGTTTGCTAAAAAACCAGCCGCACGTATCCTTGTAAATACAGGTAGCGCCCAAGGTGGAACTGGAGCCAGCACAGGATTGATGCCTTCCTTTACCTTAGGTTGTGGTACATGGGGTGGTAGTGCGACTTCTGAAAACGTTACACCAATGCACTTAGTTAATATCAAAAGGGTTGCCTACGGTTTAAAAGACTGTACAACATTAGCTTCAGCAGATGCTTCCTTCAACTATCCAGAACTAAATGGCTCTGCAACAGTAGGATGCACTACGGAGAGTACCCCTTCTTTCAATAAAGTAAATTCAGATGTTCTAGATCAAGAAAAACTGATGGATTTAGTAAATGGCTTACTAAAAGCAATGAAGGGAGAAGACTAG
- a CDS encoding 4Fe-4S dicluster domain-containing protein: MNLLEMVRDAGIVGAGGAGFPTHVKLQGKAEYILLNGAECEPLLRVDQQLMELFPDAVIKGFEAAGRVVGAEKAIIGIKEKHGKVISILKDRIQELKVAGFVEVKELPDIYPAGDEQVLVYELTGRVVPEAGIPIHVGCVVVNSETALNIYNAMNGQPVTQKYITVTGDVPKALTVKVPVGTPILDVLKLSGIEDFENYAVIDGGPMMGPVMDRLDGYVTKKNKGFVILKKEHNLIKRKSTTLEQAKRVNKSACEQCRMCTDLCPRYLLGHDMQPHKMMNALNYNLDNVEGQKTAQLCCQCNLCELFACPAGLYPKFANSYFKEKLMAQNLRYQPTKSEFTSRKPREYRMLPSKRLIARLGLNSFDRPAPMTEVRINPEAVWISTRQHVGAPAVPMVSVGKHVQAGQQIGAIPDGSLGASIHTSISGTVAETGKDFIVIRRD, from the coding sequence ATGAATCTTCTTGAGATGGTAAGAGATGCAGGAATTGTCGGTGCAGGAGGGGCAGGTTTTCCTACCCATGTAAAGCTACAAGGAAAGGCAGAATATATTCTGCTCAATGGAGCGGAGTGTGAACCTTTATTGAGGGTAGACCAACAGCTGATGGAATTATTTCCAGATGCAGTGATCAAAGGCTTTGAAGCTGCAGGAAGAGTTGTTGGTGCAGAAAAGGCCATCATCGGTATCAAGGAAAAGCACGGAAAGGTAATTTCTATACTAAAGGATAGAATCCAGGAGCTGAAGGTGGCAGGTTTTGTTGAGGTAAAGGAATTGCCAGATATTTATCCTGCTGGAGATGAGCAGGTGTTAGTATACGAGCTTACAGGGAGGGTCGTTCCAGAGGCAGGGATACCGATCCATGTTGGATGTGTGGTCGTCAACTCTGAAACGGCACTGAATATATACAATGCCATGAATGGACAGCCTGTAACACAGAAATATATCACAGTTACAGGGGATGTACCCAAGGCCCTAACAGTAAAAGTTCCAGTAGGTACACCGATCTTAGACGTACTAAAGCTCAGTGGCATCGAAGATTTTGAGAACTATGCAGTGATTGACGGAGGTCCCATGATGGGTCCTGTGATGGATCGTCTCGATGGTTACGTTACGAAAAAGAATAAGGGTTTCGTCATATTAAAGAAAGAGCACAATTTAATTAAAAGAAAATCCACTACTTTAGAGCAGGCAAAAAGAGTGAACAAATCTGCTTGTGAGCAGTGCAGAATGTGTACGGACCTATGTCCACGTTATTTACTTGGACATGACATGCAGCCTCACAAAATGATGAATGCATTGAACTATAATTTAGATAATGTTGAAGGTCAAAAGACAGCGCAGCTTTGCTGCCAATGTAATCTATGTGAGCTATTTGCTTGTCCAGCAGGGCTGTATCCTAAATTTGCAAATTCATATTTCAAAGAGAAATTAATGGCGCAAAACTTGAGATATCAGCCGACAAAATCGGAGTTTACATCCCGTAAGCCAAGGGAATACCGTATGCTCCCAAGTAAGAGGCTCATAGCGAGATTGGGGCTCAATAGCTTTGATAGACCGGCTCCTATGACAGAAGTCCGTATAAATCCTGAAGCCGTATGGATTTCAACGAGACAGCACGTTGGAGCTCCAGCAGTTCCTATGGTTTCCGTGGGAAAACACGTGCAGGCAGGTCAGCAGATCGGTGCGATTCCTGATGGCAGCTTAGGTGCCAGCATCCATACCAGTATCTCAGGAACTGTAGCTGAGACTGGAAAAGATTTTATTGTAATAAGGAGGGATTAA
- a CDS encoding phosphate propanoyltransferase yields MEQYESVLKLLLEAVQMNLSSTEKKQGVPEIPVGISNRHVHLSQADVNALFGEGYELSPMKDLSQPGQYACKETVTICGPKGAIEKVRVLGPVRSKTQVEVLLGDSFKLGVVAPTRLSGDLQGTPGITLIGTKGSVQITEGLVAAQRHIHMSCEDAKALEVQDGEIVSIEVDGLRGGIYHNVAIRANDTSVLEFHVDTEEANALGVHSLSKIKIKK; encoded by the coding sequence ATGGAACAATATGAATCTGTCCTAAAGCTTTTACTAGAGGCAGTTCAAATGAATCTGTCTTCTACCGAAAAAAAACAAGGGGTTCCAGAAATTCCAGTAGGTATTTCAAATCGACACGTTCATTTGTCACAGGCAGATGTGAACGCATTGTTTGGAGAAGGCTATGAACTGTCACCAATGAAAGATCTATCCCAGCCAGGGCAGTATGCCTGCAAGGAAACTGTAACAATCTGTGGCCCAAAGGGTGCCATTGAAAAAGTAAGAGTTTTAGGTCCAGTACGAAGTAAAACACAGGTGGAGGTCTTATTGGGCGATTCCTTTAAACTAGGCGTCGTAGCCCCTACGAGATTATCCGGTGATTTACAAGGTACACCAGGAATCACATTAATTGGTACAAAAGGTTCCGTACAAATTACGGAGGGACTTGTGGCTGCACAAAGACATATTCACATGAGCTGTGAAGATGCCAAAGCCCTAGAAGTGCAGGATGGAGAAATTGTTTCAATCGAAGTGGATGGCTTAAGAGGGGGTATCTACCATAATGTTGCCATTCGAGCAAATGATACTTCCGTTTTAGAATTCCACGTCGATACAGAGGAAGCAAATGCTCTGGGTGTTCATTCGTTATCTAAAATCAAAATAAAAAAATAA